From Gemmatimonadaceae bacterium, a single genomic window includes:
- the flhA gene encoding flagellar biosynthesis protein FlhA gives MSTAVAPLPMMQSNGKRNAEVGLAIAVLAIVALLMVPLPGVVLDLLLATSIGTSLVVLLVALNTTDPLEFSGFPSLLLLLTLFRLALNVCSTRLILSQGHAGAVIQAFGEFVIGGNYAVGLVLFIILVGINFIVITKGAGRVAEVAARFTLDAMPGKQMAIDADLSAGLIDEKQARKRRDEISQAADFYGAMDGSSKFVKGDAIAGLLITAINIVGGIFIGAFQRGLPIGQALSQYTILTVGDGLVTQIPALIISTAAGIMVTHAAGGSRMGETLSKQLSAHPRSMVIAGTVLGSFGLVPGLPKLPFFLLGGGLAMLGRMAKTAEKKRFAEEVAAKEAAAPPAPIADPMTDLLQIDPIELEVGYALIPLVDEKQGGDLLDRISMLRKQSAQELGILVPAIRIRDDIRLPANEYIIKLRGAEIARGEVMPRFLLALDTGRVIGTTEGIDTIDPSFGMPAKWIATNKRVEAESLGYIVVEPATVVATHLMEKLKSSAADLLGRQDVQEMVDTLKKTHPALVDDVIPGKLTLGVLHRVLQRLLKERVPIRDLVTILEAVADAADQTKDPEALTEHARRALTNTIARLHMDESGTVRGITVGPKLEMALLGLFSPRANQNPASLLTPDSLGGLLRELDNLSSINMVEGRPVPVLAPPSLRVGLRRLIEPVLPNLPVVSLAELPVYVKLHSVAMWEAA, from the coding sequence ATGAGTACCGCCGTCGCTCCGCTGCCGATGATGCAGTCGAACGGCAAGCGCAACGCCGAGGTGGGTCTGGCGATCGCGGTGCTGGCGATCGTCGCGCTGCTGATGGTGCCGCTGCCCGGCGTCGTGCTCGATCTGCTTCTCGCGACGAGCATCGGCACCTCGCTCGTGGTGCTGCTCGTCGCGCTGAACACCACCGATCCACTCGAGTTCAGCGGCTTCCCGTCGCTGCTGTTGCTGCTCACGCTGTTCCGTCTGGCGCTGAACGTCTGCTCGACACGTTTGATCCTGTCACAAGGTCATGCGGGCGCGGTGATTCAGGCGTTCGGCGAGTTCGTGATCGGCGGCAACTATGCCGTCGGACTCGTGCTCTTCATCATTCTCGTCGGCATCAACTTCATCGTCATCACGAAAGGTGCGGGCCGCGTTGCCGAAGTCGCGGCGCGCTTTACCCTCGACGCGATGCCCGGCAAGCAGATGGCGATCGACGCCGATCTCTCCGCCGGCCTGATCGACGAGAAGCAAGCGCGGAAGCGCCGCGACGAGATCTCGCAAGCCGCCGACTTCTACGGCGCGATGGACGGCTCGTCGAAGTTCGTGAAGGGCGACGCGATCGCCGGTTTGCTCATCACGGCGATCAACATCGTCGGCGGCATCTTTATCGGCGCATTCCAGCGCGGCCTGCCGATCGGCCAGGCGCTGTCGCAGTACACGATCCTCACCGTCGGCGACGGTCTCGTCACGCAGATTCCCGCGCTCATCATCTCGACCGCCGCGGGTATCATGGTGACGCACGCGGCGGGCGGCTCGCGCATGGGCGAAACGTTGTCCAAGCAGCTGAGCGCGCATCCGCGTTCGATGGTGATCGCCGGCACGGTGCTCGGTTCGTTCGGTCTCGTACCGGGACTTCCGAAGCTGCCGTTCTTCCTGCTCGGCGGCGGTCTCGCGATGCTCGGCCGCATGGCCAAGACCGCGGAAAAGAAACGCTTCGCCGAAGAGGTTGCGGCGAAGGAAGCGGCCGCACCGCCCGCGCCCATCGCGGATCCGATGACGGACTTGCTCCAGATCGATCCGATCGAGCTCGAGGTCGGCTACGCGCTCATTCCGCTCGTCGACGAGAAGCAGGGCGGCGATCTCCTCGATCGCATCTCGATGCTGCGCAAGCAATCCGCGCAGGAGCTCGGCATTCTCGTCCCGGCCATTCGCATTCGCGACGACATTCGCCTGCCGGCCAATGAGTACATCATCAAGTTGCGCGGCGCCGAGATCGCGCGCGGCGAAGTGATGCCGCGCTTCCTGTTGGCGCTGGATACCGGCCGCGTCATCGGCACGACCGAAGGCATCGACACGATCGATCCGAGCTTCGGCATGCCCGCCAAGTGGATCGCGACCAACAAGCGCGTCGAAGCCGAGTCGCTCGGCTACATCGTCGTGGAACCGGCGACGGTCGTCGCGACGCATCTGATGGAAAAGCTCAAGTCCAGCGCCGCCGACCTGCTCGGCCGCCAGGACGTGCAGGAAATGGTCGACACGCTCAAGAAGACGCACCCGGCGCTCGTCGACGACGTCATTCCCGGCAAGCTCACGCTCGGTGTGCTGCATCGCGTGCTTCAGAGATTGCTCAAGGAACGCGTGCCGATTCGCGACCTCGTCACGATTCTCGAGGCGGTCGCCGACGCGGCGGATCAGACGAAGGATCCGGAAGCGCTCACCGAGCACGCGCGCCGCGCACTCACCAATACCATCGCACGACTGCACATGGACGAATCCGGCACGGTGCGCGGCATCACGGTTGGACCGAAGCTCGAGATGGCGCTTCTCGGTCTCTTCAGCCCGCGCGCGAATCAGAACCCCGCGTCGCTGCTCACGCCCGACAGTCTGGGCGGCCTGCTGCGCGAGCTCGACAACCTGTCGAGCATCAACATGGTCGAAGGCCGGCCGGTGCCGGTCCTCGCGCCGCCGTCGCTTCGCGTTGGACTGCGCCGACTCATCGAGCCGGTCCTGCCGAATCTGCCCGTCGTCTCGCTGGCCGAGCTGCCGGTGTACGTGA